A stretch of Malassezia japonica chromosome 6, complete sequence DNA encodes these proteins:
- the acl1 gene encoding ATP citrate synthase (EggNog:ENOG503NU5J; COG:C) — MSSKPIREFDAKLLINYWLPRAPDAHPNAVASTSFVAPTARVAQVAWDASTNTLTDEAGLPGWVHSTKLVAKPDQLIKRRGKAGLLKLNADWSDAKAWIAERAGKPQKVEAVTGTLNNFIVEPFCPHEADQEFYVCINSAREGDYVLFTHEGGVDVGDVDAKAKKLLIPADPDEPFPARDEWTKVLLADVKDESKKEALTDFLVRLYSVYVDLHFAYLEINPLVMTDDKSIYYLDMAAKLDQTADFICGPKWAIAREPSVYGEQKTNAASQGEDRGPPMVWPAPFGRDLTPEEAYIAKLDSGTGASLKLTVLNAAGRIWTMVAGGGASVVYSDAIAAHGFAHELANYGEYSGAPTETQTFEYAKTLLDLMTRGEPHPEGKLLIIGGGIANFTNVASTFKGIIRALQLYKAALAQHNVRIFVRRGGPNYQEGLRAMRLLGEELGVEIHVFGPETHITDIVPLALGVKSEKDIELSHEALPALKPTAAAAAAAQKEADVETQDRVGAVNPHTGERIQPQDQIVQFDTLNLSDKRPAYLPFDENTRSLIYGLQPRAIQGMLDFDFSCGRKTPSVAAMVYPFGGHHIQKFYWGTKETLLPVYTSIEEAAEKHPDADAIVNFASSRSVYSSTLEVLKLPQIRALALIAEGVPERHAREILWRAKRANVLIIGPATVGGIKPGCFRIGNSGGMMDNIVSSKLYRPGSVGYVSKSGGMSNELNNILSITTNGTYEGIAIGGDRYPATTFIDHLLRYEQDPKCKFLVLLGEVGGVEEYRVIQAVKDKKITKPIVAWAIGTCAKMFTTEVQFGHAGSMANSEMETASAKNAAMRAAGFIVPDTFEDLPVVLRQTYERLVGDGTIVPKAERPPPAIPIDYKWAQELGMVRKPAAFISTISDERGAELMYSGVKISDVFGSDMGIGGVVSLLWFKRPLPPVCTKFIEMALMLTADHGPAVSGAMNTIITSRAGKDLISSLVSGLLTIGDRFGGALDNAAREFSSAYDRGLTPREFVDSMRKANKLIPGIGHRIKSVSNPDYRVQVVKDYVLENFESHKMLDYALAVERVTTAKKETLILNVDGCIAVCFVDLLRDSGAFTREEADEYAQIGVLNGLFTLGRTIGFIGHHLDQKRLKTPLYRHPADDFHIEMATPTRIVGNLNPSHQ; from the exons ATGTCGTCCAAGC CCATCCGTGAGTTTGATGCCAAGCTCCTGATTAATTACTGGCTGCCccgtgcgcccgacgcgcaccCCAACGCTGTGGCCTCCACGTCATTCGTGGCGCCCACAGCACGtgtcgcgcaggtcgcctGGGACGCCAGTACGAATACGCTGACGGATGAGGCGGGCCTGCCGGGGTGGGTGCATAGCACCAAGCTCGTCGCCAAGCCCGACCAGCTTAtcaagcgccgcggcaaggCCGGTTTGCTGAAGCTCAATGCGGACTGGAGCGATGCCAAGGCGTGGATTGCGGAGCGTGCAGGCAAGCCGCAAaaggtcgaggcggtgaCGGGCACGCTGAACAACTTCATTGTCGAGCCCTTCTGCCCCCACGAGGCCGACCAAGAGTTTTACGTGTGCATCAACTCGGCGCGCGAAGGCGACTACGTCCTCTTTACGCACGAGGGCGgtgtcgacgtcggcgacgtagacgccaaggccaagaagcTGCTTATCCCTGCGGATCCAGACGAGCCATTcccggcgcgcgacgagtgGACCAAggtgctcctcgccgacgtgaAGGACGAAAGCAAGAAGGAGGCGCTCACCGACTTCCTCGTCCGCCTGTACAGCGTGTACGTCGACCTGCACTTTGCCTACCTCGAGATCAACCCGCTGGTGATGACCGACGATAAGAGCATCTACTACCTGGACATGGCCGCCAAGCTCGACCAGACGGCCGACTTCATCTGCGGCCCCAAGTGGGCCATCGCCCgcgagccgagcgtgtACGGCGAGCAAAAGACTAACGCCGCGAGTCAGGGCGAGGACCGTGGCCCGCCGATGGTGTGGCCGGCGCCGTTCGGCCGCGACCTGACGCCGGAGGAGGCGTACATTGCCAAGCTCGATTCCGGCACCGGTGCCTCGCTCAAGCTCACCGTGCTGAACGCCGCCGGCCGGATCTGGACCATGGTGGCCGGTGGTGGTGCGTCGGTCGTGTACAGTGAtgcgatcgccgcgcacggctttgcgcacgagctcgcaAACTACGGTGAATACTCGGGTGCGCCGACCGAGACGCAGACCTTTGAGTACGCCAAGACGCTTCTGGACCTCAtgacgcgcggcgagccgcaCCCCGAGGGCAAGCTGCTGATCATTGGCGGTGGTATCGCCAACTTTACGAATGTCGCGTCGACGTTCAAGGGCATTatccgcgcgctgcagctgtACAAGGCCgcactcgcgcagcacaaTGTGCGCATctttgtgcgccgcggcggccccAACTACCAGGAGGGTCTGCGTGCgatgcgcctgctcggcgaggagctcggtgTGGAGATCCACGTCTTTGGCCCCGAGACGCACATCACCGACATTGtcccgctcgcgctcggcgtcaaGTCGGAGAAGGACATTGAGCTGAgccacgaggcgctcccCGCGCTGAAGCCgactgccgccgccgcagccgccgcccagAAAGAGGCCGACGTCGAGACGCAGGACCGCGTCGGTGCGGTGAACCCCCAcaccggcgagcgcatccagcCGCAGGACCAGATTGTGCAGTTTGACACGCTGAACCTCTCGGACAAGCGCCCGGCCTACCTTCCGTTTGACGAAAACACTCGCTCGCTCATCTACGGTCTGCAGCCCCGTGCGATCCAGGGCATGCTCGACTTTGACTTTTCGTGCGGCCGCAAGacgccgtcggtcgcgGCAATGGTCTACCCCTTTGGTGGCCACCACATCCAAAAGTTCTACTGGGGTACGAAGGAGACGCTCCTGCCGGTGTACACGAGCATCGAGGAGGCTGCCGAGAAGCACCCCGATGCGGACGCCATTGTGAACTTTgcctcgagccgctcggTGTACTCCTccacgctcgaggtgctcaagCTGCCGCAGATCCGGGCGCTTGCACTGATCGCCGAGGGTGTGCccgagcgccacgcgcgcgagaTTCTGTGGCGCGCCAAGCGTGCCAACGTCCTGATCATTGGCCCTGCGACGGTCGGTGGTATCAAACCCGGCTGCTTCCGCATTGGTAACTCGGGTGGTATGATGGACAACATTGTCTCCTCGAAGCTGTACCGCCCCGGCTCGGTGGGCTACGTGTCCAAGTCGGGCGGCATGTCGAACGAGCTGAACAACATCTTGTCCATCACGACCAACGGCACGTACGAGGGCATTGCGATCGGTGGTGATCGCTACCCCGCGACGACCTTTATCGACCACCTGCTGCGCTACGAGCAGGACCCCAAGTGCAAGTTCCTCGTGCTCCTGGGTGAGGTCGGCGGTGTGGAAGAGTACCGCGTGATCCAGGCGGTGAAGGACAAGAAGATCACGAAGCCGATTGTCGCCTGGGCGATTGGTACCTGCGCCAAGATGTTTACCACCGAGGTGCAGTTCGGCCACGCGGGCTCCATGGCCAACAGCGAGATGGAGACCGCAAGCGCGAAGAAcgcggcgatgcgtgcGGCCGGCTTTATCGTGCCCGACACGTTCGAGGACCTCCCGGTGGTCCTGCGCCAGACGTATGAGCGcctggtcggcgacggGACGATCGtgcccaaggccgagcgcccaCCGCCTGCGATCCCGATCGACTACAAGTGGGCGCAGGAGCTGGGTATGGTGCGCAAGCCCGCGGCCTTTATCTCGACCATCTcggacgagcgcggcgcggagcTGATGTACTCGGGTGTGAAGATCTCGGACGTGTTTGGCTCGGACATGGGCATCGGTGGTGTGGTGTCGCTGCTGTGGTTCAAGCGCCCCCTGCCCCCGGTGTGCACCAAGTTTATCGAGATGGCGCTCATGCTCACTGCCGACCACGGTCCGGCGGTGAGTGGCGCGATGAACACCATCATCACGTCGCGTGCGGGCAAGGACCTGATCAGCTCGCTGGTCTCGGGTCTCTTGACGATCGGCGACCGCTTCGGTGGTGCGCTCGACaatgccgcgcgcgagttCTCCTCGGCGTACGACCGCGGCCTGACGCCGCGTGAGTTTGTCGACTCGATGCGCAAGGCGAACAAGCTCATCCCCGGTATCGGCCACCGCATCAAGAGCGTGTCGAACCCCGACTACCGCGTGCAGGTCGTCAAGGACTATGTGCTCGAGAACTTTGAGTCGCACAAGATGCTCGACTACGCCctggccgtcgagcgcgtcacGACTGCCAAGAAGGAGACGCTGATCCTCAACGTCGACGGCTGCATTGCCGTGTGCTTTGTGGATCTCCTCCgcgactcgggcgcctTTACGCGCGAAGAGGCCGACGAGTACGCCCAGATCGGTGTGCTCAACGGCCTCTTTACGCTCGGCCGCACGATCGGTTTCATCGGCCACCACCTGGACCAGAAGCGTCTCAAGACGCCGCTGTACCGTCACCCCGCCGACGACTTCCACATCGAGAtggcgacgccgacgcgtaTTGTGGGCAACCTGAACCCCTCGCATCAGTAG
- the SDH3 gene encoding cytochrome b subunit of succinate dehydrogenase, Sdh3p (COG:G; EggNog:ENOG503P4H8) yields the protein MSLFTASPLLRSSVAPSRGVMGAVRFVPGSVALAQQQPRSLTTSPVARGLPWAKRVETRPVSQEQDFKELNVVRNDRPISPHFTIYQPQLTWYTSIVNRVTGAGLSFGLYTFMTAYAVAPLLGYTECLSSAHLTQVVAELPQWAKLAVKVPLAASISFHSLNGLRHLSWDMGYVLDLKKSYVAGYTVIAATALATVGLCLL from the exons ATGAGCCTGTTTACTGCGTCGCCTCTTTTGCGTTCGTCGGTCGCGCCCAGCCGGGGTGTTAtgggcgcggtgcgcttcGTGCCCGGCTCGGTTGcacttgcgcagcagcagccgcgCTCGCTGACCACCTCGccggtcgcgcgcggcctgccgtgggcgaagcgcgtcgagacCCGCCCTGTGTCGCAGGAGCAGGACTTTAAGGAGCTTAACGTTGTGCGCAACGACCGCCCGATCTCGCCCCACTTTACCATCTACCAGCCCCAGCTCACCTGGTACACCTCGATCGTGAACCGTGTGACGGGCGCGGGTCTGAGCTTTGGCCTGTACACCTTCATGACTGCGTACGCTGTTGCGCCGCTTCTGGGCTACACCGAGTGCCTCTCGTCGGCACACCTCACGCAGGTCGTGGCCGAGCTGCCCCAGTGGGCCAAGCTTGCGGTCAAGGTGCCGCTGGCGGCTTCCATCTCTTTCCACAGCCTGAACGGCCTGCGTCACCTGTCGTGGGACATGGGCTACG TGCTCGACCTCAAGAAGTCGTACGTCGCCGGCTACACGGTGATTGCTGCGACGGCTCTCGCGACCGTCGGCCTTTGCTTGCTGTAA
- a CDS encoding cystathionine gamma-synthase (EggNog:ENOG503NWEN; TransMembrane:1 (i323-342o); BUSCO:EOG09263J3H; COG:E): MAYRAGPSYSASIKDRTSEFHAALNKHAAAVHPPPGPQRPTTAHSEFTKKAQSVARDLGAITAKLDRLSQLARRKSLFDDRPVEISELTYIIKHDIAGLNRQLAELQTLTTPGQRGARQNRAEEHRGNVVTMLQTNLANATTSFQEILEVRTQNMKASKDRSEQFLSSTAPPMGEQRANSPLYNLARNVPPAAPMHTQSQSVLQKRPSAASAVAREDEASAAEKGFLALNMMEQGGMQQQQMMLNEFEDQQSNYLQQRSTAIESIESTISELGQIFGQLAHMVAQQGETVQRIDDDVMQVSDHVEGARRELLKYYASMSNNRWLMLKIFGVLIVFFLLFILISNDLPPFIPMGHPIPPNIDHAVSVSLPHWQDIVDYEEGRLGDKLQTGYPRFFIHRSIQKLAAVLQCKFARPGEHCMLFPTPQYASQCRDYVRAMEGKRLASEGTPLSAPVPIRIVRFCVMANDAQDAGAPSSVRNAATADAQRPILLYIVLYPEQLFPLAKSFWQHTGGGISSRLAEECLRILAHNDSLLGDCGKLVHPQTSARRSSTTTAAGVPARGGGFGRSRYQSRQADLTASVQSDPATSSLSSSIPSILGTNEQAVDDEDEELTLEHAVFVEERYGRNLPFAHASRAKLALRRRIAGTLLGDTLPEDEEPSNQVSARQVGVSENDVYLFGCGMASIFHAHQTVMLERELANQGTPFSQEACAHALRTMKDPSFAQGPFSIGKSVCFGFPYTDTLKILQKWGPGCHFYGHGTDDDLDRFEALLKSPPPGEPPVVALFCEFPSNPLLRSADLPRIRRLADAYNFSVVIDETVGNFVNVEVLPYADMVVSSLTKIFSGDCNVMGGSLVLNPNSRRADHFRAVLAANYQDSQWPEDSIFLERNSRDFVSRIAVIDRNTEAVADFLHGHLATPEKKTSVRALFYPKYVTREHYEACRRKQPYGESSTVSAGYGGLFSVELASLAAAKAFYDALACAKGPSLGTNCTLACPYTLLAHYGELDWAQEVGVSQNLVRVSVGLEDTATLLSIFQTALEAAEAADKRA; encoded by the exons ATGGCGTATCGAGCAGGGCCGTCGTACTCGGCCTCGATCAAGGACCGGACATCCGAGTTCCATGCGGCGCTGAACAAgcatgcggcggcggtgcaccCGCCGCCTGGGCCGCAGCgtccgacgacggcgcatTCTGAATTCACCAAAAAAGCGCAGAGTGTCGCGCGCGATCTCGGTGCGATCACCGCAAAGCTCGATCGCCTTTCGCAGT TGGCACGGAGAAAGTCGCTCTTTGACGACCGGCCGGTCGAGATCTCCGAGCTGACCTATATCATCAAGCACGACATTGCGGGCTTGAATCGGCagctggccgagctgcagacgctcacgacgccggggcagcgcggtgcgcgccagAACCGCGCGGAAGAGCACCGCGGAAATGTCGTCACAATGCTCCAGACGAACCTTGCAAACGCCACGACGTCCTTCCAAGAGAtcctcgaggtgcgcacgcaAAATATGAAGGCGTCCAAGGACCGCTCCGAGCAGTTCTTAAGCAgcactgcgccgccgatgggcgagcagcgcgccaacTCGCCGCTGTACAacctcgcgcgcaacgtgccgcccgccgcgccgatgcATACCCAGAGCCAGTCGGTGCTGCAAAAGCGGCCGTctgccgcgagcgccgtcgcgcgcgaggatgaggcgagcgccgctgAAAAGGGCTTCCTCGCGCTGAATATGATGGAGCAGGGTGGcatgcagcagcagcaaaTGATGCTGAACGAATTTGAGGACCAGCAGTCCAACTacctgcagcagcgctcTACGGCGATCGAGTCGATCGAGTCGACCATCTCTGAGCTCGGCCAAATCTTTggccagctcgcgcacatggtcgcgcagcagggcgAGACcgtccagcgcatcgacgatGACGTGATGCAGGTGTCGGATCATGTCGagggcgcgcgtcgcgagctgctcaaaTACTATGCGAGCATGTCCAATAACCGCTGGCTCATGCTGAAAATCTTTGGCGTGCTCATCGTCTTCTTCttgc TCTTTATCCTCATCTC CAATGATCTGCCGCCCTTTATCCCAATGGGGCACCCTATTCCTCCAAACATAGATCATGCCGTATCGGTGTCCTTGCCACACTGGCAGGATATCGTGGACTACGAAGAGGGTCGGCTGGGCGACAAGCTCCAGACGGGCTACCCCCGCTTCTTTATCCATCGGTCGATCCAGAAGCTCGCCGCAGTGCTGCAGTGCAAGTTCGCACGCCCGGGCGAGCACTGCATGCTCTTCCCCACGCCGCAGTACGCGTCGCAGTGCCGCGACTATGTGCGTGCGATGGAaggcaagcgcctcgccagcgagggcacgccgctcagcgcgccggtgccgatcCGCATCGTGCGCTTCTGCGTGATGGCAAACGACGCACAggacgccggcgcaccgtcgtcggtgcgcaACGCGGCCACGGCGGACGCACAGCGCCCGATCCTCCTGTACATTGTGCTCTACCCCGAGCAGCTCTTTCCACTCGCCAAGAGCTTCTGGCAGCACACGGGCGGCGGAATCAGcagccgcctcgcggaagAGTGCCTGCGCATCCTTGCACACAACGACTCGCTCCTGGGCGACTGCGGAAAGCTCGTGCATCCCCaaacgtcggcgcgccgcagcagcacgacgaccgccgccggcgtgcccgcgcgcggcggcggattCGGGCGCAGCCGCTACCAGTCGCGCCAGGCGGACCTCACCGCGTCCGTGCAGTCCGACCCCGCAACGAGCTCGCTCAGCTCGTCGATTCCGAGCATCCTCGGCACGAACGAGCAGGCCGTggacgacgaagacgaggagctcACGCTGGAGCACGCCGTCTTTGTCGAGGAGCGGTACGGCCGCAACCTGCCCTTTGCAcatgcgtcgcgcgccaagctcgcgctgcgccgccgcattgccggcacgctcctcggcgacacgctgccagaggacgaggagccgtCGAACCAAGTGAGCGCGCGCCAGGTCGGCGTGTCGGAGAATGATGTATACCTCTTTGGGTGCGGCATGGCGAGCATTTTCCATGCGCACCAGACCGTgatgctcgagcgcgagctggcgaACCAAGGCACGCCTTTTTCCCAGGAGGCgtgtgcgcacgcgctgcggACGATGAAGGATCCGTCCTTTGCCCAGGGCCCTTTTTCCATCGGCAAGTCGGTGTGTTTCGGCTTCCCGTACACGGACACGCTCAAGATTCTGCAAAAGTGGGGCCCCGGCTGCCACTTTTACGGGCACGGTAcggacgacgacctcgaccggttcgaggcgctgctcaagtcgccgccgccgggtGAGCCGCCGGTCGTTGCGCTGTTTTGCGAGTTTCCCAGCAACCCgttgctgcgctcggcggaTCTGCCGCGCATCCGCCGCCTGGCCGACGCGTACAACTTCTCGGTGGTGATCGACGAGACGGTCGGCAACTTTGTCAacgtcgaggtgctgccGTACGCCGACATGGTCGTCTCGAGTCTCACCAAGATCTTTTCCGGCGACTGCAACGTGATGGGCGGCTCGCTGGTGCTCAACCCCaactcgcgccgcgccgaccacTTCCGCGCGGTGCTTGCGGCGAACTACCAAGACTCGCAGTGGCCCGAAGACTCGATtttcctcgagcgcaactCGCGCGACTTTGTGTCGCGCATTGCGGTGATTGACCGCAacaccgaggcggtggccgACTTTTTGCACGGCCACCTCGCCACGCCGGAGAAAAAGACGAGTGTCCGTGCGTTGTTTTACCCCAAGTACGTTACGCGCGAGCACTACGAAGCCTGCCGCCGGAAGCAGCCCTACGGCGAGAGCAGCACCGTCTCAGCAGGCTACGGCGGCCTCTTTTCCGTGGAGCTCGCCTCGCTGGCCGCCGCAAAAGCATTCTACGACGCACTAGCGTGCGCAAAAGGCCCGTCGCTGGGAACCAACTGCACGTTGGCTTGCCCCTATACACTCCTGGCGCACTATGGTGAGTTGGACTGGGCGCAGGAGGTGGGTGTGAGCCAGAACCTGGTGCGCGTGAGCGTCGGTCTGGAAGAcaccgcgacgctcctctCCATCTTCcagacggcgctcgaggcggcggaggCGGCAGACAAGCGTGCCTAG
- the BUB3 gene encoding mitotic spindle checkpoint protein Bub3 (COG:D; EggNog:ENOG503NUFR): MPTPSAFGELTVPKPPSEPVSALAFYRDASSERAAQMLVASWDKTVQLHDLSRCGEGPSGVAVLQTFEHPAAVLDVCWINESLAASACLDRRVRLLNLANGQAVILGKHDNGVCRIQYDAHTELLFSGSWDKTIKVWDPAAAPDAALQHTLALPDKVFAMDCVPLYRGAPTVSVKDATPRLVVAMAGRAVHVYNLEQLRDAIHAKATDAIAPENSRESSLKYMLRDVRCMPDGLGYATSSVEGRIAVEFFDPSPESQAQKYAFKCHRKEVDGEDVVFPIHAIAFSPAYGTFATGGGDSHCALWDPVAKKRIRQYVLPSPVSALAFSADGHLLAIASGAENLEEGAAPAPVQILIKPAVDDAKVRC, from the exons ATGCCGACCCCGAGCGCGTTTGGGGAACTGACTGTGCCGaagccgccgagcgagccggtGTCTGCGCTTGCTTTCTACCGGGATGCATCGTCAGAGCGTGCTGCACAGAtgctcgtcgcgagctGGGACAAGACCGTCCAGCTCCACGACCTGAGCCGGTGTGGAGAAGGAccgagcggcgtcgcggtcctGCAGACGTTTGAGCACCCTGCGGCGGTGCTGGACGTGTGCTGGATCAACGAGTCGCTTGCGGCGAGTGCGTGTctcgaccgccgcgtgcgcct CCTCAACCTCGCCAACGGCCAGGCGGTGATCCTCGGCAAACACGACAATGGCGTGTGCCGCATCCAGTACGATGCACACACCGAGCTCCTCTTTTCGGGCTCGTGGGATAAGACGATCAAGGTGTGGGaccctgcggcggcgccggacgccgcgctgcagcacacACTTGCATTGCCCGACAAGGTGTTTGCTATGGACTGCGTGCCGCTCtaccgcggcgcgccgaccgtctCCGTGAAGGatgcgacgccgcgcctggTCGTCGCGATGGCCGGCCGCGCAGTGCACGTGTACaacctcgagcagctccgcgACGCGATCCACGCCAAGGCGACCGACGCCATTGCGCCGGAAAACTCACGCGAGTCGTCGCTCAAGTAcatgctgcgcgacgtgcgctgCATGCCGGACGGCTTGGGCTATGCCACGTCCTCGGTCGAGGGGCGCATCGCGGTCGAGTTCTTTGACCCGAGCCCCGAGAGCCAGGCGCAAAAGTACGCGTTCAAGTGCCACCGGAAAgaggtcgacggcgaggacgtCGTCTTTCCGATCCACGCGATCGCCTTTAGCCCGGCCTACGGCACCTTTGCaaccggcggcggcgacagCCACTGCGCGCTGTGGGACCCGGTGGCGAAGAAGCGCATCCGGCAGTACGTGCTTCCCTCGCCGGTGAGCGCGCTCGCGTTCTCTGCCGACGGCCATCTGCTCGCGAtcgcgtccggcgccgagaACCTCGAAgagggcgcggcgccggcgccggtccAGATCCTCATCAAGCCCGCGGTGGACGACGCCAAGGTACGTTGCTAG
- the GUA1 gene encoding GMP synthase (glutamine-hydrolyzing) (MEROPS:MER0045886; EggNog:ENOG503NUUQ; COG:F), whose translation MSQEIHSQYDSILILDFGSQYSHLITRRCRELNVYCEMLPCTQQMKDLTWKPKGIILSGSPYSVYDEVAPRVDPAVFEMGVPVLGICYGLQEIAWNHGGRVDPHDSREYGHATLDVVNTGKASADALFAGLGEKVTVWMSHGDQLSKMPDGFEVVARTSTAPYAAIAHQSKPLYGIQFHAEVTHTECGKAIFENFVDRICGCKRNWTMETFIDKEITRIREMVGPRGRVIGAISGGVDSSVAAKLMHEAIGERFHAVMVDNGVLRENEAKQVREMLGEHLGVHLTVVDASDLFLERLDGVEDPEKKRKIIGNTFIEVFEKEGDRLEKEAEAQEAEALAKGEPLSETKGKYEFLLQGTLYPDVIESISFKGPSATIKTHHNVGGLLENMKLKLIEPLRELFKDEVRELGKLMGIPAHLVGRHPFPGPGLAIRILGPVTREQVALLQQADKIYIEEIRKAGVYDQISQAFAVLLPVRAVGVQGDKRTYDQVICLRAAQTTDFMTATWYPFDPQVLSRISNRITNEVQGVNRVVLDVSSKPPATIEWL comes from the coding sequence ATGAGCCAGGAAATCCACAGCCAGTACGACTCGATTCTGATCCTGGACTTTGGGTCGCAGTACTCGCATCTGATCACGCGCCGATGCCGTGAGCTGAACGTGTACTGCGAGATGCTGCCGTGCACGCAGCAGATGAAGGACCTCACCTGGAAGCCAAAGGGCATCATCCTCTCCGGCTCGCCCTACTCGGTGTACGACGAGGTGGCCCCCCGCGTGGACCCTGCGGTGTTTGAGATGGgcgtgccggtgctcggcatTTGCTATGGTCTCCAGGAGATTGCGTGGAACCACGgggggcgcgtcgacccCCACGACTCGCGCGAATACGGCCACGCGACGCTGGACGTCGTGAACACGGGCAAGGccagcgccgacgcgctctttgccggcctcggcgagaaGGTGACCGTGTGGATGTCGCACGGCGACCAACTGTCCAAGATGCCCGACGGCTtcgaggtcgtcgcgcgcacgtccaCTGCGCCCTACGCCGCGATTGCGCACCAGTCCAAGCCCCTCTACGGCATCCAGTTCCACGCAGAGGTGACGCACACCGAGTGCGGCAAGGCGATCTTTGAAAACTTTGTCGACCGCATCTGCGGCTGCAAGCGCAACTGGACGATGGAGACCTTTATCGACAAGGAGATCACGCGCATCCGCGAGATGGTCGGCCCCCGTGGCCGTGTCATTGGCGCGATCTCTGGTGGTGTGGACAGCAGTGTTGCGGCGAAGCTCATGCACGAGgcgatcggcgagcgcttccACGCGGTCATGGTCGACAATGGTGTGCTGCGTGAGAACGAGGCGaagcaggtgcgcgagatgctcggcgagcacctcggtgTGCACCTCACTgtcgtcgacgcgtccgATCTCTTTttggagcgcctcgatggCGTCGAGGACCCCGAGAAGAAGCGCAAGATTATCGGAAATACCTTTATCGAGGTCTTTGAAAAGGAGggcgaccgcctcgagaaggaggccgaggcacaagaggccgaggcgctcgccaagggcgAGCCGCTGAGCGAGACCAAGGGCAAGTACGAGTTCCTGCTCCAGGGCACGCTCTACCCCGATGTGATCGAGAGCATCTCGTTCAAGggcccgagcgcgacgatcAAGACGCACCACAACGTCGGTGGTCTCCTCGAGAACATGAAGCTCAAGCTCAtcgagccgctgcgcgagctgttcaaggacgaggtgcgcgagctcggcaagctcaTGGGCATTCCCGCGCACCTCGTGGGCCGCCACCCCTTCCCGGGCCCCGGCCTGGCGATCCGCATCCTTGGCCCGGtgacgcgcgagcaggtcgcgctTCTCCAGCAGGCGGACAAGATCTACATTGAGGAGATCCGCAAGGCGGGCGTCTACGACCAGATCAGTCAGGCGTTTGCCGTGTTGCTcccggtgcgcgccgtgggTGTCCAGGGCGACAAGCGCACCTACGACCAGGTGATCTGtctgcgtgccgcgcagaCCACCGACTTTATGACCGCGACGTGGTACCCCTTCGACCCCCAGGTCCTGTCGCGCATCTCGAACCGTATCACGAACGAGGTGCAGGGCGTGAaccgcgtcgtgctcgacgttTCGTCCAAGCCCCCGGCGACGATCGAGTGGCTGTAG